A region of the Arachis hypogaea cultivar Tifrunner chromosome 15, arahy.Tifrunner.gnm2.J5K5, whole genome shotgun sequence genome:
TTATATAGAGCAATGCCACAGAGcgactaataatatttaaaatattgactaaaaatataatattaaaatattagactAAAAgtaattagtcaccaaaaaaaaataattgaatttttggtTAAAAGTGTTTGTCcttaacttatatatattaattatggtGTTTATGAATATAGGACTATAATGgctatgcaaatttttttttttaatttaaaaaataaaaatttttacttaaatataaaaaatatgagatTAATTTTAGCAATAATTTTTACATGTTACTAAATTTTTTTAGATACCAGCCACAACGATAAGCATAGTAGATTCTACCATATATATGTATAAGACTGACCCTAATAAAATGGCGTGAAGATTGCTTTCAGTTCCACCAGTGGTGACGTATCCCCAGTACTTGTTGTTTTGTATCTCCCACAAATTTGCAAACCAATCAAGCACACTAACTTCAAATGATGTTGAATTTAGGCACACCGTGCTTCCTAAAAATGGATCACCCGCATTGTTCAGGTGAAATCTTAGCAATGGTGCCAATGCATCGTAGTTGAAATTCTGATTAAGGGGGTAGCCTGCAGTAGTTGAAATATTTGACAAATTgtatagataaaaaatatattttatccaaaattaaaataagaatgaaaAGGCGGGTACCCAAGTTTCGCAAGTTAAAGTGATTGAGAGTGTGGATATAGTGATTAATCACGGCACACAAATTATTGGTATGTGGCTCCCCTTTATtattctccttctcttcttcttcttcttctttagatAGCATGGCATTATTGCTGCTGCTGATAGATCTTATTAGTAGAAACGGATTTGTTGTTGCATCATGAGGTGGTGGAGTCAATGCCATTCGCACCTTCTTAGTTCTTTCCCACTTCTTGATTCGGCATCTGTTTCTGTGTGGACCTCTATTTAAACATATTCTATTGGATATATTGAggatattataaattaatattatataacaataggaaaagtatagggtatcaacatattatctgtcaacttctgtcaactcttatttataattgtatttcatagaagtgtgttcgtggatgtgtctaataattaatatattttaaatgcatatataaagagacacatccagaaaatatatctataaagacacttctattaaacacagctataaaaaatacatttttattagacacatctacgaacacacttccatgaaacacaattataaataagagttggcagaagttggcagatatactgttggtaacgtagcggaaccgATAATAATATCATTAAACTATAAATAGTAATTCAGAGGTTACCAAATTGATGAGTAGCTATGTCAAATTTGAGAAATTGAAAATtagaaaatatcaaataaaattacAATGTTAAATTTAAGTGCTAGCAAGTTTCACGAATCATTCAAAGGTTTCAACTAATTAAGCATTCATAATTTTCAGCTTCATTTATTGCATGGTTAGTTGCACCCGCCTAAAAACTTTAATCAGCAGCAGCCATATTTAACAATAATCAAATTATTCAAAGGTTATTTTTCCAACTAATTAAACTTTCTTCAATTAAACTTCAATTCCGCCCAAAAACTTTAATTGGCAGCAGCAACATTTGACAATAACCTAAGCCTTGATTAAAATTAAGTAatcctttttttaacaaaataagaaTCAAGTCACATACACAGCAAATGAGCAAATTAAACTAGGCTTAACTAGTTCAGTTCTATATATAAATAGTTTCTCTCCTTGTATATGCTGTAATGAATTCAATCAAGTTTAATTCATTCAGTTTCTTTGATCTTTCTCTACCTTACATTAATACTCTTACTATCAAcacatcttagtttattcatcaAACACCAATTATTTTCTAGAAATTGGGATACAAATGAAGGGTTCAGGACAAGTCCAAAGCCTACTCTATGATTTCTTCTCTTTATTTGATATCACAAATATGAGATCACCAGATTGTTTGCCTTCTCTGATTCAGATTGGGCAATGAATCTCGAGATAGAAGGTCAGTTTCAGGCTtttgttcataccttgggtctaATCTTATCTCTTGATCTTGTAGAAAACAAGCTACTAATATAAGCTACTAGCTTTCATAGAGACAGAATTTAAGAGCCTTACATCATGTGAAGCTGAGCTTGTCTGGTTGAAGAACTTGCTTGGAGAGCTGAAAATTCCTACAAACACAGCACCAACTATATTTTATGACAACATGAGTACAATGTTGTTAATGGCTAATTGTATTCTACATTACAAGACTAAACATTTTCAGCTTGAAGTGCAATTGATCGGAAACAAGCTGAATAATCAAGCTCTACATATTGTACATATACCTGGAGTTGATCAAATTACATACATACTTACTAAACCTTTGTATATTGCATCATTTTTGAGGGACTTAGAAGCAAACTTCGAGTTGAGTAAAGAAGACAATTCTTTAGATAAACAGGTATTAGCTGATGAGAGTTAGGTAGTTATGATTGTTTAACTATTTGTGGTTAGTAGTTGGTTAGCTTATTGACCAAGTCTCTGCACTATTGCTATATATAGGTAGTGCAGTGGTTCATTCTGTTACTAACAATTTTACATCTAATAGCTCAtatattcaattcatgcatatcACTACTTCTTCTCTGTTCTCTGTTACTAGTTCCTGATCTAtcatttccttttttattttcttgttgtgAAAGCAATCTTGACAAAACCTCTTCAAAAACCTTTCAAGCTGAACCCTTAGATGCACTGACCTCTCCATCCAATTGATCCTACTTAACCTACCCACAGTGTGTGTATAtattgtttctttaattttttgttgaattaAATCGTTATTATTTGCTTGAATATGTATCTACTCTGTGTTTTTGTTCCACATATAGTATTTGAATATGTTGTTTCTAGATCTCCttgcattgctttttgttttaatctattcttaatatataaaagtagcaTAAGTTTACCCACATTACTTTTAAGACATATTTTTCCTCCTACTAATGCCATGTCAGTAACATCGCTTACTTgccaaaattttagaatcaacctCTCAATTTTTGCTAAATCACCTATTATTTTCAAATCggcaaaaaaaataaactatacaAAAAAAACTCATTAAATGTAACAAACTATACAATAAGTTTATAACCcccaataattaatttctataaataactcattaaatataataatggaaatatttggtaaccaaagaaaatcagtcaaaaacagccataatttgccttatttaacatttattaattgttgtgataattaattaatgctaaataagtcAAGTTCTAGCTGTTTTTTTTTATCTACCTAACATTACCCATATAATAAATATCCATATTataaatgtcataataatattattaatcataataaattttacgttacaaatatttaaatttcatactatttgacctacttatataagtctcttatcagttatcactattccttcaaatagcatcaaatttagcacaaaaaatttatttctgaACTACATAACATCTCAAACTTACTTAATGAAGTATCATTCCTTGGACAATATTACCAAACAAACAGACAATTGGTTTATCAAAGTTTGCGTGATTCGTCTGTAAAAACATTAACAACCACAAACGAAGAGGAGTCTCTTTGcttagaaatgattatattagatgaaaatGAGACAACTACATTTGTGGTACATGTAATCAAGCACTacaatatccaacaataaggtaaccatatatacttttcataatctcatctatcaaattattagttacCAACCCAATACTTATTTCATATCAAAGTGCTACAACaatttttgtactatttgatggcgAAGAAAAAAAGTGTTGGGCACAACTGCTTCCAATCTAATGACACTCCAGAAAAATAATGACATTGAAACACCATCCTAATTGAAAAATTTGTGCAACCTTACACTTATATTTGAAGTCAAAGTAAATGATTTTAAtctcaaaaaaatttgttaacaATACACTGTTACCAAGACATTTGTTCCAATCAAAAACACTGAACCTCAACACCCattacaacaaataaaacaggTAATACTCTAGAAAAAATTCACGTATTCAAGAcatcatttttatttctaatttaaattattcattgattataggaaCCAACTTCGCCAACACTAATATCATCAGACGAAGATCACATATCCATAaagagattaaggagaaagaaaagcataaaattcaagacacatcttcggaagaagaacatacatgcaaagatggaacaaacaacacaataaaaagtgcatacaactcaacaattcataaaaaatatgcCTTCACAAGAATCTGCGACAAAAAGAATAAAGCAACAACTCTAACAACaactaataaagaaaaaggaggaccAGCACTACATAAGAATATTAAGTCCATCAACAAAAACAAATGTAAAAATCAAActactaaaaaaatatcaatttgtaCAATTCTaacatccaaatcttttgtattacaaattattttaaataaaacaccttttaaatttaattttagtttacatatatttaatttaattctataaaatatagtaatttttaatatttattatatactatcattaatttaccgtTTCTCATATCGCGTGGGTCTTAttctagtttaatttaattttgttatttctaATTAAAAGACTGGTTCGGATTGATTCTTCCAAAAGTTTAGTAGCCTAGTCAATCCAAAGAATTAAGCTcaaattaaaactcaaaattaactaaatctgatctaatttcattggataaaattgttcgaagttaaaaataaaaatatataaatataaagagaAGATACAAAAACTAATACACATTTTTTTTATGAGCATAATAAAAAATCATGACCAAATAgatatagtataaaataaatatgGAGGAGTAAAtccaaaactttaattgattaggGGGTACTATGGAGAAGATGCAATTTTTATGTCACAAAAACTTCTAACAAGTGCTCATAGGTTTTCAAGAGCTAGAAAGTTTCACGGATCATTCAAAGGTTCCAGCTAAACATTCACGATTTTTAGTTGCACTCGGCTAACAATAATCAAATTATTCAAGAATCTCGCTAGAGAGCTAATGgagtatttatacaatgtgtataatgaacTATTTATTTGgcctaatatgagttaaaaaatgaacatccaaCATAAAATACTATTAATTTCTCAAACACCATACACTCATACTATCCATAATAACCATCTGGATACaaaggataataaacatctgataacCTACTGAATCGAACATTCTTATaccccattatacacattgtacagatATTCCATTGGTTCCTATACTTCCTCATTATTCAAAGGTTATTTCCAACTAATTATAACATTCTTCATATAAACTTCAATTCATTTATTGGTTGTAGTACCCGGCGGCCAAAAAAACTATAATTGGCAGCAGCAAAATTTGACAATAATCTAAGCCTTGATAAAAATTAAGTAatcattatttttaacaaaataaaaatcaagtCATATGCATGCACAGCAAACTAGTTCAGTTCTCTGTATAAATAGTTTCTCTCGTTGTATATACTATCAACACATCTCAGTTTGTTCATCAAACACCAAACCTTGGATTCTTACTTTAATTCACATAAAAACACATAATGGTCCTCcagaaatcatcatcatcaacatcatctATGGTGTTTAAAGTAACGAGAAAGCCAGCGGAGTTAGTAGCACCTGCTGGACCCACTCCCCATGAGCTTAAGCTTCTCTCCGACATTGATGACCAACAAGGTCTCCGCTTCCACTATTCAGGGGTTCATATCTTTGCTTACAACCCTTCAATGGCAGGGAAAGACCCTGTCCGTGTCATTAGAGAAGCATTGTCAAAAGCACTTGTGTTTTATTATCCATTAGCTGGGAGACTTAGGGAAGGTCCTAGGGGAAAACTTATGGTGGATTGCAGTGGCGAAGGTGTATTGTTGATGGAAGCTGATGCAGATGTTACAGTTGACCATTTTGGTGTTGATCCTCTTCCTCCATTCCCTTGCTTTGATGAGCTCCTCTTCGATGTTCGATCTTCTCATGATGGAATTATTAACTCTCCACTCCTGCTTTTACAGGTTAAATTATTTACACACACCATGATCGTAtcgttattaaaaaaaaaaaaatcacttttagacTCCAACACATATACATGCAATTAGACAATAGGCGTATTAtacttataattaaaaatttttagtgacaaatataacatttatcaataatttttatttaatagttacaaaaactcataacttgtcattataataatatataacaataataacaaatatataattattataaaaggtaaattaactaaaaaaaataggataaattctaTCAAATTCTCTTTAAAATAAAGAGTAAATGATCTCTTTGTgacatatttattaataattactgAATAAAATGAGTTGACTTATCACAATAATATTAACTCTTAATAATGATaatctaattaactaattaatcaaGGTATAACTTTTttgcaatttataaaaattattagaaaaattacattttgttcacataataaatttttttttaaaaaaaattagtgtttttTTTAGGTTAAAAGTCAATAAAAATTCTATTTGTATCATTCTATCTTAAGACCAAAAAAAGGTATTATTGCACTctctattttaaataatttatcgttaaatattattaactaactTTTTAAAATGTATGTTCATATTTATCAATCACTTCTCATATTCATTTTTTCCCAAGCatctatcatatatatatatatatatatatatataggagaaaATTAATCACCATCATCTGTACCTACCataaatacaaagaaaaaattgATCACTAATTCACTAtagtcttttttcctttttttaaccttttttatttttctgtagtattatatatatatgtacatgtAATAATCATTCCATCTCTTTCTAATGTATCAAGAGAGAGTTTTAGAAAATTTTGATGTctagtaatttttataatttgcaaaaaagaaaaacatatcatgattaatttattaggtaattaaaatttattagattaaattaaaagttaaagttAATCATGATAAGTCAACTAATTTCATTTAACAATTATTAAATATGTTATTAAggataatttatcttttatttagagagaattggatagaatttatcaaaaaatagtcatcataatattaatattaaaacatttttttatagtatatatttttgttgaaaaagtCTAAGAAACTAATATTATATTCAATcaactaatttaaaaatcaacTTACAATTAAGAAAATAACATACAAAATAAACatccaaaacaaaaaataataaaattattcaaaactcAAAAAGTGAAACCTTTTTTGTATAAATTGTGTTTTATATATGTTGTTGGTCTATTTTACTTATGGTGGTATTTGTGATGTTTGTGTTgtgttttctttattcttttagtTTCGGTAGTATCTTGTATTATGTTTGTTGTAACTTATGTAGTCTTGTATTTGAGTCTCATCAATTTTTATTTGCAGCTATAACAAAAAgttaaataatacaaaataaaattaatttaaagtagAGTTTATAATTTAAGAGTTTAAAacttaagatttaatttttaaaaaaaattaaaatttaagaagttaaaatcaaaatttagaatttagggtGGTTAGTGGTGGAGGGCTGACGGTAAATAATAGTAGTGTGTGAAATTGTGATATtaggagggaaaaaaaaaagaagaaatgagaTGATAtaaaaggataattttaaaataattgaataaatggATTTGTTGCGTTGAAGATGGTTGCTAGGTTGTTGGCTCTCTAATTAGGTTTATTTAGGTTGATTCTTCTGTTATATATGTAATATCATTTTTTTCAGTCCATCATAAACTAcgaaaacaataatttttttatggtatGAAAAAATAAGATTTGTAATTTGTAACGAAGATAGCTAGTGATGAACTGATGATATATTATATGAAGAGAAAGTATAGAGAGCCAATGACCTAagcatacaatgtgtacaatgaaggtttagaaagtattagagatatggttattagtgttacattattCTGTTAGGTtacgtttttgggatgagtggtttcaggacatggtattagagttccaAATCCGGAAGGTCAAGAGTTTGAATCTTGGTGAACccaaaattaactttttataacgtgaaatgtttattatccctgatatccggatggttattctggatagtataggtgatgttcattttattcataaaccaaagatttagcccattgtacacattgtacgtttaggccattggctccctagcactacTTATTAATGAACGGATTGACAGGTGACACGGTTCAAATGCGGCGGTTTCATCTTTGCTATGCGTGTGAACCACACAATGTGTGATGCAATTGGATATGTTCAATTCATAAAGGGCATAGCAGAAATAGCCCAAGGTGCATCAAAGCCTTCAATTCTCCCAGTTTGGTGTAGGGAGCTTCTTTGTGCCAGAGATCCACCAAGAGTTACATTCATCCACCATGAATACAACCAACGACCGCTTGAAAATGACAGCGAAAATGTCTCTTTGAAACCCTGCCATGCTTCCTTCTTCTTTGGCTCCAAAGAGATTGATGCATTGCGCTGCCTCTTCCCTCCTCACATTGCTCAATCTTCCACCACCTTCGATGTCCTCACTGCATGCCTCTGGCGTTGTCATACGGCTGCACTCCAATGGAAAAACCCTAATCAAGAGGTTCGCTTCATGTGTGTAGTCAATACACGTTTTGAACCTTGCAGGTTAAAATAACTACCTTTGCACATACACTCCTCTTTAATTTGAACAAGAAGGAgtaatttttatttgattctcCTTGATATTCTCTTTTGCTAATACCATTATTTTTGTGATAGGCTTAATCCTCCACTACCTGAAGGGTATTATGGCAACGCTTTTGTGCTTCCTACGGCAGTTTCCACCGTGGAGATGCTTTGCAGGCGGCCTTTAAGCTATGCATTGGAgttggtgaagaaagcaaagaaagaagcAAGTGAGGAGTATGTTCACTCTACTGCCGATCTAATGGAAATTAAGGGAAGGCCTCCACTTTCCTTGACAGGATCTTTTATTATGTCAGACATCATAAAATCTGGGATAACAGATGTGGATTATGGATGGGGTAAGCCTTTGTATTCTGGACCAGACAAGGCTGGAATGGATGATATTCCTGGTTTGAGCTTCTATGTTCCATATACTAACTCTAAAGGAGAACATGGTAGACTAGTTTTAATTTGCCTCCCACAAGAAGCCATGAAAAGGTTTGAGAACGAGCTTAATGGAATACTTCAGATCAAGGATATACAAAAACCTACCAAGTCAATTTCCAATCTGTAATGGATACTTGATATCAATATGCATGCATGTGTCAACTTAGTTTTATAACTTGTCGTGTGtgggtgttatatatatatatattgggtaGGTCTTTGGTGGCCAAGGTTATAATGGCTAAGAGTGGCTAAAATTTGACTGATCAATAAAGACATGACATGTAAAGAGTTGGTATAAGTTGTTAGTTAGAGTGATAGGTTCTTATCGTTAGTAATTACTGTAGGGTAAAAGAGTAAATAAATTGACCAAAATAATGTGTATATCATGTGAGTCTTTTATTTGAAGGAAAAAAACTGTTAGTATCTTTTGAGTGGATaattccaaaattttaaaatgcTTGGGCCTTACTATAAACATTTATTATAATATTGGATTAATAAGAAGTCATTAACTATTGATGATGAGGGGATTGGCATGTAACTACTATTAGTGGGAGTACGTACTCCTCATCTAGCGTCCGACGCTCTACTAGGGTTTTACTGTGCCGTCTCCGTGGTTACacctttttttgtcttttcttcgtcaaacccttttccatcttcttctactttcttttcttaatttcttttccacttagctCCCTAATTTTCGTTTTCTCTCCCAATTCATTCCTCTTTTCATTCATTCCGTTTTCTTATTCACTCATTCCATATATCTTATTTCTCTTTGGAATCATTGAATACCAATTCTGATTTTCTCTACACCATGGGCAACAAATCAGAGACTCAGAACCCTCATATAATTGCTATGacggtggagggtgccagccttcaagtggcacccatagaaatatgaaactgctctcgtggaattgtcggggtttgg
Encoded here:
- the LOC112749397 gene encoding 13-hydroxylupanine O-tigloyltransferase-like: MVLQKSSSSTSSMVFKVTRKPAELVAPAGPTPHELKLLSDIDDQQGLRFHYSGVHIFAYNPSMAGKDPVRVIREALSKALVFYYPLAGRLREGPRGKLMVDCSGEGVLLMEADADVTVDHFGVDPLPPFPCFDELLFDVRSSHDGIINSPLLLLQVTRFKCGGFIFAMRVNHTMCDAIGYVQFIKGIAEIAQGASKPSILPVWCRELLCARDPPRVTFIHHEYNQRPLENDSENVSLKPCHASFFFGSKEIDALRCLFPPHIAQSSTTFDVLTACLWRCHTAALQWKNPNQEVRFMCVVNTRFEPCRLNPPLPEGYYGNAFVLPTAVSTVEMLCRRPLSYALELVKKAKKEASEEYVHSTADLMEIKGRPPLSLTGSFIMSDIIKSGITDVDYGWGKPLYSGPDKAGMDDIPGLSFYVPYTNSKGEHGRLVLICLPQEAMKRFENELNGILQIKDIQKPTKSISNL